The genomic interval GTTCTGTGTTTTCTCgtgtttgtttttctacaggacagtttgcagaaaatgaaacaaatgaggTGAATTTTAGAGAGATCCCATCCCATGTCCTATCCAAAGTATGCATGTATTTTACCTACAAGGTCCGCTATACTAACAGCTCTACGGAGATTCCTGAATTCCCAATTGCACCTGAAATTGCACTGGAACTTCTGATGGCTGCAAACTTCTTAGattgttaaataaaataaattat from Falco biarmicus isolate bFalBia1 chromosome 3, bFalBia1.pri, whole genome shotgun sequence carries:
- the ELOC gene encoding elongin-C, with protein sequence MDGEEKTYGGCEGPDAMYVKLISSDGHEFIVKREHALTSGTIKAMLSGPGQFAENETNEVNFREIPSHVLSKVCMYFTYKVRYTNSSTEIPEFPIAPEIALELLMAANFLDC